Proteins from a genomic interval of Candidatus Borkfalkia ceftriaxoniphila:
- a CDS encoding tyrosine-type recombinase/integrase, with protein MKDENYYRERDVKNLEKIERLKGDLPYFIEEFFLGIENRTSTLTRLNYAYDLRVFFDFLTKKKFHGKSIEDLDFIDLETVTNTDIELFLSYLSNYEYNGVRESCNERAKARKLSTVRSMFKYFFNKGRISVDNAAKVALPKLHDKEIIRLEINEVADLLNTAENGVGMSPRQKSAHEKTKIRDVAILTLFLGTGIRISELIGLNNDDIDFTNNAFKVTRKGGNQTILYFSDEVADALARYLAEKEDNHCMDEPALFLSSFQPKRISVRAVEELVKKYSRIISPLKKISPHKLRSTYGTQLYRETKDIYIVADVLGHKDVNTTKKHYAAISEDIRRSVKDAVKLREKDNE; from the coding sequence ATGAAAGATGAAAATTATTACAGAGAGCGCGATGTTAAAAATTTAGAGAAGATCGAACGGCTCAAAGGCGATCTGCCCTATTTCATCGAAGAATTTTTTTTGGGAATCGAAAACAGGACAAGCACGCTGACGCGCTTGAATTACGCATATGATCTGCGCGTTTTTTTTGATTTTCTGACAAAAAAAAAGTTTCACGGGAAATCCATTGAAGATTTGGATTTCATCGATTTAGAGACCGTTACAAACACGGATATCGAACTTTTTTTGAGTTATTTGAGCAATTATGAATACAACGGCGTCAGAGAAAGTTGCAATGAACGCGCCAAAGCGCGAAAATTGTCCACTGTGCGCTCTATGTTCAAATATTTTTTCAATAAAGGCCGTATTTCCGTGGATAATGCGGCGAAAGTTGCCCTACCAAAACTGCACGACAAAGAAATCATACGATTGGAAATCAATGAGGTCGCTGACCTTTTAAATACCGCCGAAAACGGCGTGGGCATGTCGCCGCGGCAAAAATCCGCGCACGAAAAGACGAAAATTCGCGACGTAGCCATTTTGACGCTGTTTTTGGGCACGGGAATCCGTATCAGCGAACTGATCGGGCTCAACAACGACGATATCGATTTTACAAATAACGCTTTTAAGGTTACCAGAAAAGGCGGAAATCAAACGATCTTGTATTTTTCCGACGAAGTCGCGGACGCTCTGGCTCGTTATCTCGCGGAAAAAGAAGATAATCATTGCATGGACGAGCCTGCCCTCTTCCTATCTTCGTTTCAACCCAAACGAATCAGTGTGCGCGCCGTGGAAGAACTCGTCAAAAAATACAGCCGCATCATTTCCCCTTTAAAAAAAATATCGCCGCATAAATTGCGCAGTACATACGGCACGCAGTTGTATCGCGAAACCAAAGATATTTATATCGTGGCCGACGTTCTCGGGCACAAAGACGTCAATACTACAAAAAAGCATTACGCCGCTATCAGCGAAGATATTCGCCGCTCCGTAAAAGATGCAGTAAAATTGCGCGAAAAGGATAATGAATAA
- the hflX gene encoding GTPase HflX → MEKVYVIQPIIDEDYRIEHEEIISLIESSDGVYAGTLYQKIREVNPATYIGEGKLSELKERLSGLDEITVLFNGALSPSQTLNISHVLDDRKVIDRTTLILDIFAKNAKSSEGKLQVELAQLKYMYPRLKGKGEALSRLGGGIGTRGPGESQLETDRRHIRRRIDYLESKLKNIETRRYLLSERRKKNAVKTIALVGYTNTGKSTLLNLLTQSDVFVKDQLFATLDPTSRKMEIDDVEFMLIDTVGFLKNLPHDLIDAFHSTLESALNCDLALIVCDATGEYEMQLKTTLDTLDALHFNAPYIVVMNKSETLRDFEGYPTDAVFISAKENLGTEVLKREILKRFQNDYVFCSLRVPYRSVSDYNANKKYLKERNIIFNDFGMLIDAVIPAMYISKFHDFIDR, encoded by the coding sequence ATGGAAAAAGTATATGTAATTCAACCGATTATAGATGAAGATTACAGGATCGAGCACGAAGAAATTATTTCTTTGATCGAGAGCAGCGACGGCGTGTATGCGGGAACGCTCTATCAGAAAATCAGAGAAGTCAACCCTGCGACCTATATCGGTGAAGGAAAACTATCGGAACTTAAAGAACGACTGAGCGGATTGGACGAGATCACCGTTCTTTTTAACGGTGCCCTGTCCCCTTCTCAGACACTGAATATTTCGCACGTACTCGACGATCGGAAAGTGATCGACCGCACAACTTTGATTTTAGATATTTTCGCTAAGAATGCAAAAAGCAGCGAAGGAAAGTTACAGGTCGAATTGGCGCAACTTAAATATATGTATCCGCGTTTGAAAGGAAAAGGCGAGGCGCTTTCCCGTCTGGGCGGAGGTATCGGAACCCGCGGTCCGGGCGAATCGCAGTTGGAAACCGACCGCAGGCATATCCGCAGACGCATCGACTATCTCGAAAGCAAATTGAAAAATATCGAAACGCGACGCTATTTATTGTCCGAGCGTCGTAAAAAAAATGCCGTCAAGACGATCGCGCTGGTTGGTTATACAAATACGGGCAAATCCACGCTTTTAAATCTCCTGACGCAGTCGGACGTATTCGTGAAAGATCAACTTTTTGCGACGCTTGATCCCACTTCGCGAAAAATGGAGATCGACGACGTTGAATTTATGCTCATCGATACGGTCGGATTTTTAAAAAATTTGCCGCACGATCTGATCGACGCGTTTCATTCCACGTTGGAGAGCGCCTTAAACTGCGATCTTGCTCTTATCGTATGCGATGCGACGGGAGAATACGAAATGCAGTTGAAAACGACGCTGGATACTTTGGACGCGTTGCATTTTAACGCGCCCTACATCGTGGTCATGAACAAGAGCGAAACGCTGCGTGATTTTGAAGGATATCCGACGGATGCGGTATTTATTTCCGCGAAAGAGAATTTGGGTACGGAAGTATTGAAACGGGAAATTTTGAAACGCTTTCAAAACGATTACGTTTTTTGCTCCCTGCGCGTTCCCTATCGTTCTGTTTCCGATTATAACGCAAATAAAAAATATCTGAAAGAACGAAATATCATTTTTAACGATTTCGGAATGCTGATCGACGCGGTGATCCCCGCAATGTATATTTCGAAATTTCACGATTTCATTGACCGATAA
- a CDS encoding trypsin-like peptidase domain-containing protein — MKRIFKFCLSFIVAIGLAFSVVGCSVLDGLNERESAAKNNADESGPTAEYEGNKVNQSNYNGVTYLEEDFDYNALYEENYKAVVTVSVTGTVSNGFFGAKEVTRVGSGFIISEAGYILTSASLIDKLNNLSEIEAILYNGDAFSVQTQGITQAANLDIALMQFSEEVSYQDENGQKMTGMPDVVEFSNSDDLEYGENCAYIATYSDSEDYFVSLAEGIVSKPKNTDSDFENYINAPKYITADYLVQTSITSNEGNEGSALFDSEGKVAGVLTTKAEETDTYEKNNGYGMSFCVPSTAVYDFIEACAQDPDYADLSVEIPESTKTEKNYISNPDEIIVQSDNTVSEKFESTSGTKIASDSAVVELAYQGEIEKDGSLAKYITDNYQNFTVNVLTAVASGQHASSGSGFVISTDGYVITNLHVVNSSLDESGKNNPNNVVTLYPYVYCTFENGTHDGKIVSFAMEVVSYDKQRDMALLKFKNEFKHYDQSGNLVDGFEKICKLADYSDLRAGEPVVALGNALGYGSSVTNGIVSLIESEVDYQFYAHMFIETDTPINSGNSGGALFNAQGYVVGINSMGAPSYENVSWAIPTDCITSFLDQTKQLRSSATIVIVNQTLAQSVTYQK, encoded by the coding sequence ATGAAACGGATCTTTAAATTCTGTTTATCTTTCATCGTTGCGATCGGCCTTGCTTTTTCCGTGGTCGGCTGTTCGGTACTGGACGGACTGAACGAGAGGGAATCCGCTGCGAAGAATAACGCGGACGAGAGCGGGCCTACGGCGGAATACGAAGGCAATAAAGTCAATCAGTCCAACTATAACGGCGTTACCTATCTGGAAGAAGATTTTGATTACAACGCCTTATACGAAGAAAATTACAAAGCGGTCGTGACCGTCAGCGTTACCGGGACTGTTTCAAACGGCTTTTTCGGCGCTAAGGAAGTAACGCGCGTTGGGTCTGGCTTTATCATATCCGAGGCTGGGTATATTTTGACGTCGGCCTCGCTCATTGATAAATTAAATAATTTATCTGAAATAGAGGCAATACTTTATAACGGCGATGCTTTTTCTGTACAAACACAAGGGATCACTCAGGCGGCAAATTTGGATATCGCGTTGATGCAATTTTCCGAAGAGGTTTCTTATCAGGACGAAAACGGACAGAAAATGACGGGAATGCCCGACGTCGTGGAATTTTCCAATTCGGACGATCTGGAGTACGGTGAAAATTGTGCTTATATCGCGACATATTCAGACAGCGAAGATTATTTTGTTTCTCTTGCCGAAGGGATCGTTTCCAAACCGAAAAACACCGACAGCGATTTTGAGAATTATATCAATGCGCCGAAATATATTACCGCGGATTACCTCGTACAGACGAGTATCACCAGCAATGAAGGGAACGAGGGCAGCGCGCTGTTCGATTCCGAAGGCAAAGTTGCGGGAGTTTTAACGACCAAAGCCGAAGAAACCGATACTTATGAAAAAAATAACGGGTACGGGATGTCTTTCTGCGTACCGTCGACGGCGGTTTACGATTTTATCGAGGCCTGCGCGCAGGATCCCGACTACGCCGATTTATCCGTTGAAATCCCCGAAAGCACCAAGACTGAAAAAAATTATATATCCAACCCCGACGAAATCATAGTGCAGAGCGATAATACCGTGTCCGAAAAGTTCGAAAGTACCTCGGGGACAAAAATAGCGTCGGACAGCGCAGTGGTGGAGTTGGCCTATCAGGGTGAAATCGAAAAAGACGGATCTCTTGCAAAATATATAACGGATAATTATCAGAATTTTACCGTGAACGTATTAACAGCAGTCGCGAGCGGCCAGCATGCGAGCAGCGGTTCGGGTTTCGTCATCAGTACCGACGGCTATGTAATCACGAATCTACATGTTGTGAATTCTTCGTTGGACGAATCCGGAAAGAATAACCCGAACAATGTTGTTACGCTGTATCCTTATGTGTATTGTACCTTTGAAAACGGTACGCACGACGGCAAAATCGTTTCTTTCGCAATGGAAGTCGTATCCTACGATAAACAGCGCGATATGGCTCTTTTGAAGTTCAAAAACGAATTTAAACATTACGACCAAAGCGGAAACTTGGTCGACGGTTTTGAAAAAATCTGTAAACTTGCCGATTATTCCGATTTACGCGCGGGAGAACCTGTTGTCGCACTCGGAAACGCTCTGGGATACGGTAGTTCCGTGACAAACGGCATCGTGTCGCTCATCGAATCGGAAGTCGACTATCAATTCTATGCGCATATGTTCATTGAAACCGACACGCCGATCAATTCGGGTAATTCCGGCGGCGCGCTGTTTAATGCGCAGGGTTATGTCGTCGGCATCAATTCGATGGGTGCGCCTTCGTACGAAAACGTCAGTTGGGCGATACCGACCGATTGCATTACATCGTTTTTAGATCAAACCAAACAATTACGATCTTCAGCTACGATCGTCATCGTCAATCAAACGCTGGCTCAATCCGTAACATATCAAAAATAA
- a CDS encoding glycoside hydrolase family 13 protein, producing the protein MIYYNPLDKKCKSITGGIRQNETAVIKVFGDSSEPCLFVLQKDGSEARNFDMQPTSYGWRFDLTLEEPGLYFYYFRIGNRNAGLGELRELTFSDPVRAYQLTVCSAEYRTPDWFKGGVMYQIFPDRFYKNRDIPVGEGKILHKNWTDTPNFRMNSRGKVLNNDFFGGNLNGIREKLPYLQQLGVSVVYLNPIFQAFSNHRYDTGDFKKIDPLLGTLEDFDALVRDAAAHGIRIILDGVFNHTGDDSLYFNKYGRYPSIGAYQSKESPYAEWYRFIHFPDRYECWWGIDILPAVNELSSYDEFITGENGVLEYWMRRGLGGFRLDVADELPPRFLRNVRRAIKSADPNGIVIGEVWEDASNKISYGERRAYFQGQELDSVMNYPLKEAIIQFVRSKNTKLFRETVCMLLDHYPKCSLDCLMNILGTHDTVRILTALGGVLAFDKEEMNELRLTREQYAIAVERLKAAALLQFTLFGVPSIYYGDETGTEGYSDPFCRKCLDWEHIDEELHAHYARLGKIRGAYGVFREGEYKEVFADEHCVVFERRGEREVVCVCVNLGGGRYGLNFSGDMYDLMNEKAPMRTAQIEPNSWAVYGNIDIR; encoded by the coding sequence ATGATTTACTATAATCCCTTAGACAAAAAATGCAAGAGTATTACGGGAGGGATTCGGCAAAACGAAACGGCAGTTATAAAAGTATTCGGTGACAGCAGCGAGCCTTGTCTTTTCGTCCTTCAAAAGGACGGGAGCGAGGCTCGAAATTTCGATATGCAGCCAACTTCTTACGGGTGGCGCTTCGATCTGACCTTGGAAGAACCGGGACTGTATTTTTATTATTTTCGTATCGGGAACAGGAACGCGGGTTTAGGCGAATTGCGAGAACTTACCTTTTCCGACCCCGTCCGCGCCTATCAGTTAACCGTTTGTTCCGCCGAATACCGCACGCCCGACTGGTTCAAAGGCGGCGTGATGTATCAGATCTTTCCCGACCGCTTTTATAAAAACAGGGATATTCCCGTCGGCGAAGGAAAAATATTGCATAAGAATTGGACGGATACGCCGAATTTTCGCATGAACAGCCGCGGAAAGGTACTTAACAACGACTTTTTCGGCGGCAACCTCAACGGGATCCGCGAAAAATTGCCGTATTTGCAGCAACTCGGCGTCAGCGTCGTCTATCTCAATCCGATATTCCAGGCCTTTTCCAATCACCGCTACGATACGGGCGATTTCAAAAAAATCGACCCGCTTTTGGGTACTTTGGAAGATTTCGACGCGCTCGTCCGCGATGCCGCGGCGCACGGCATCCGCATTATTCTGGACGGCGTTTTTAATCATACGGGAGACGACAGCCTTTATTTCAACAAATACGGACGCTATCCTTCCATCGGCGCGTATCAGTCGAAAGAATCTCCGTACGCCGAATGGTACCGTTTTATACATTTTCCCGACCGATACGAATGTTGGTGGGGGATCGATATTCTGCCCGCCGTGAATGAACTTTCCTCGTACGACGAATTTATCACGGGCGAAAACGGCGTTCTCGAGTATTGGATGCGGCGCGGGCTCGGAGGTTTCCGTCTGGACGTTGCCGACGAATTGCCGCCGCGCTTTCTCAGAAATGTCCGCCGCGCGATCAAATCCGCCGATCCGAACGGGATCGTGATCGGCGAAGTCTGGGAAGACGCCTCCAATAAAATATCCTACGGCGAACGGCGCGCCTATTTTCAGGGACAGGAACTCGACAGCGTGATGAATTACCCGCTCAAAGAGGCAATCATACAGTTTGTACGCAGCAAAAATACGAAATTATTCCGCGAAACGGTATGTATGCTCCTCGACCATTATCCCAAGTGCTCGTTGGACTGTCTCATGAATATTTTGGGCACGCACGATACGGTGCGCATTTTAACGGCTTTGGGCGGCGTGCTCGCCTTTGACAAAGAAGAGATGAACGAACTGCGCCTGACCCGCGAACAATATGCGATAGCCGTCGAAAGACTGAAAGCCGCCGCACTCTTACAGTTCACGCTGTTCGGCGTTCCCAGCATCTATTACGGGGACGAAACCGGAACGGAGGGTTATTCCGACCCGTTCTGCCGCAAGTGTCTTGACTGGGAGCATATTGATGAAGAATTGCACGCGCATTATGCGCGTCTGGGTAAGATCCGCGGCGCATACGGCGTATTTCGTGAAGGCGAGTATAAGGAAGTATTCGCCGACGAACACTGCGTCGTTTTCGAGCGGCGCGGCGAGCGCGAAGTCGTTTGCGTTTGCGTCAATCTGGGCGGCGGGCGCTATGGATTGAATTTCAGCGGCGATATGTACGATCTGATGAATGAAAAAGCGCCTATGCGCACCGCGCAGATCGAGCCGAATTCCTGGGCTGTTTACGGAAATATCGACATTCGATGA
- a CDS encoding glycogen/starch/alpha-glucan phosphorylase produces MSSTSITEKEVRTLIQGKLSRYFGVLPQEASREQIYKAVVMSVRDILLEKRQQFHKVMKNKKGKRVYYLCMEFLLGRSLKNNVYNLGLQDAYEKALKSYELTLEDLYEEEPDAGLGNGGLGRLAACFMDALATGDYPAMGYSIRYDYGLFKQKIVDGWQTELPDVWLPGGEVWLTQRTDKSCIVKFDGWVHEEWSDQGLKVTHGGYKEVEAVAYDMMISGKNSEAVSVLRLWRARNVSRFDMKLFSQGDYLRCMQDENEAEVISKVLYPADNHYEGKSLRLKQQYFLVSASLQNIINDHKHRYGPLNLLPEMAAIHINDTHPALAIPELMRILMDENGFTWDDAWAITTATFAYTNHTVMAEALETWQEDLIARRLPRIHMIIKEINRRFVSELWNIYPGQHALIDNMSIMSNGMIRMANLCVVASHKVNGVSALHSEIIKDSIFNGFYRLWPDKFTNVTNGIAHRRWLCQSNPELCALLNDCIGEGYVQDASQLSKFRKYENDSSVLNRLTEIKLLKKKQFADYAYKKEGVLIDPNTVFDVQAKRMHEYKRQLLNVMNIISLYNELKDDPNKKMQPQTFIFGAKAAPSYLMAKKIIKLICYLAEDIRKQPKIREKLNVVYMEDYNVSMAERLMPASEVSEQISLAGKEASGTGNMKFMINGALTVGTLDGANVEMSEAVGSDNIFIFGLRAEEVDELWTKGYNSSRYYNTDEGLRRIIETLIRGFNGESFSDMANYLLTGSPVADPYMCMADYESYRQTQQKIKSLYAEDPARWAKMSLNNIAAAGIFSADRSIKEYADNIWHLKSLKS; encoded by the coding sequence ATGAGCAGCACAAGTATTACCGAAAAGGAAGTCCGTACGCTGATACAGGGAAAACTTTCCCGCTATTTCGGCGTTCTGCCGCAGGAGGCTTCGAGAGAACAGATATATAAGGCGGTCGTCATGAGCGTCAGAGATATCCTCCTGGAAAAAAGGCAGCAGTTCCATAAGGTAATGAAGAATAAGAAGGGCAAGCGAGTCTATTATCTCTGTATGGAATTTTTGCTCGGTAGGTCTTTAAAAAATAACGTCTACAATCTGGGTTTGCAGGACGCCTACGAAAAGGCGCTGAAAAGTTACGAACTCACGTTGGAGGATCTTTACGAAGAAGAACCCGACGCGGGACTCGGCAACGGCGGCCTCGGCCGCCTGGCAGCGTGCTTTATGGATGCGCTCGCAACGGGCGACTATCCCGCCATGGGCTATTCCATACGCTACGATTACGGTTTGTTCAAACAAAAGATCGTGGACGGCTGGCAGACCGAATTGCCCGACGTATGGCTGCCCGGCGGCGAAGTCTGGCTGACGCAGCGCACGGACAAATCCTGTATCGTCAAATTCGACGGTTGGGTGCACGAAGAATGGTCGGATCAGGGACTGAAAGTCACCCACGGCGGCTACAAGGAAGTCGAGGCGGTCGCCTACGATATGATGATATCGGGCAAAAACAGCGAGGCGGTCTCCGTTCTCAGGTTATGGCGAGCCCGCAACGTTTCCCGTTTCGATATGAAACTTTTCTCGCAGGGAGATTATCTGCGCTGTATGCAGGACGAGAACGAGGCGGAGGTCATTTCCAAAGTTCTCTATCCCGCCGACAATCATTATGAGGGTAAATCCCTCCGCTTAAAGCAACAATATTTTCTCGTTTCCGCATCGCTGCAAAATATCATCAACGATCACAAGCATCGCTACGGGCCATTGAATCTTTTGCCCGAAATGGCTGCGATCCATATCAACGATACGCACCCCGCGCTTGCGATCCCCGAATTGATGCGTATCCTCATGGACGAAAACGGCTTTACATGGGACGACGCTTGGGCGATCACGACCGCCACGTTCGCCTATACTAACCATACCGTCATGGCGGAGGCGTTGGAGACCTGGCAAGAAGATCTGATCGCAAGACGCCTTCCGCGTATCCATATGATTATCAAGGAGATCAATCGCCGTTTTGTTTCCGAACTTTGGAATATTTATCCCGGTCAGCACGCGCTCATCGACAATATGTCGATCATGTCCAACGGCATGATCAGAATGGCAAATCTATGCGTCGTGGCGTCGCATAAGGTCAACGGCGTTTCCGCGCTCCACAGCGAAATCATCAAGGACAGCATTTTCAACGGGTTTTATCGCCTATGGCCGGATAAATTTACCAACGTGACCAACGGGATCGCACACCGCCGCTGGCTTTGCCAGTCCAATCCCGAACTTTGCGCGCTGTTGAACGACTGCATCGGCGAAGGTTACGTGCAGGATGCGTCGCAACTTTCAAAATTCAGGAAATATGAAAACGATTCTTCGGTTTTAAACCGTCTGACGGAAATCAAACTCCTCAAAAAGAAACAGTTTGCCGATTACGCCTATAAAAAAGAAGGCGTTCTCATCGATCCGAACACAGTTTTCGACGTGCAGGCGAAACGTATGCACGAATATAAACGGCAGTTGCTCAACGTCATGAACATCATTTCGCTGTATAACGAACTGAAGGACGATCCGAATAAAAAGATGCAGCCGCAGACGTTCATCTTCGGTGCGAAGGCCGCGCCGAGTTACCTGATGGCGAAAAAGATCATCAAACTCATCTGTTACCTTGCCGAAGATATCCGCAAACAGCCGAAGATCCGCGAAAAACTGAACGTAGTTTATATGGAAGATTATAACGTCAGTATGGCGGAACGGCTGATGCCCGCATCGGAAGTGAGCGAACAGATCTCGCTTGCGGGAAAAGAAGCGAGCGGTACGGGCAACATGAAATTTATGATCAACGGCGCTTTGACCGTGGGCACGCTCGACGGCGCGAACGTTGAGATGAGCGAGGCTGTCGGTTCCGACAATATTTTCATTTTCGGGCTGCGGGCCGAGGAAGTAGACGAGTTGTGGACCAAAGGCTACAACAGCAGCCGCTACTACAATACCGACGAAGGACTTCGCCGTATCATCGAAACGCTGATACGCGGCTTTAACGGAGAATCGTTTTCGGATATGGCGAACTATTTGCTCACGGGCTCGCCTGTCGCCGATCCCTATATGTGCATGGCGGATTATGAATCCTATCGGCAAACGCAGCAGAAAATCAAATCTCTGTACGCCGAAGATCCTGCTCGCTGGGCAAAGATGTCTTTAAATAACATCGCGGCAGCGGGAATTTTCTCCGCGGACCGCAGTATCAAAGAATACGCAGACAATATCTGGCACCTCAAATCACTGAAAAGTTAA
- a CDS encoding trypsin-like peptidase domain-containing protein, whose product MKKIGVFLLALLLLVPVAVFSGCEYENKPKNIYKQHITLSNLSSDEYDGTYTEYIANEKAGAVVTVCSYFEYRNNKGSHSETTVWTSGVILNDDGYILTTSNAVYAYADNLSSSLSKATVTTLYVALNPIYGDEELYEAKLIDCDEDLNLAIIQLKDNFFYYSDAQNTASQKGFQFKSVFYDARSTLKTGDYCAFVGDLLGEGTGITAGVVSDPEMTVLDGVTYQGTTYRFIQSTAAMNTTMLGGALYDRNGYIIGIIASKVYSDKTYSEYHKVGLSLPAACAVDYIDATADKLKTVIEYNIAVTEA is encoded by the coding sequence ATGAAAAAAATCGGGGTTTTTTTACTCGCATTGCTGTTGCTCGTTCCCGTTGCCGTTTTCAGCGGCTGCGAATACGAGAATAAACCGAAAAATATTTACAAACAGCATATTACCCTGTCCAATTTGTCGTCGGACGAATACGACGGCACTTATACCGAATACATTGCCAATGAAAAAGCGGGCGCCGTTGTCACCGTCTGTTCTTATTTCGAATATCGGAACAATAAGGGATCGCATTCCGAAACAACAGTCTGGACCAGCGGTGTGATATTGAACGACGACGGCTATATTTTGACGACGTCAAACGCTGTTTACGCTTATGCGGATAATCTGTCTTCCTCGCTTTCAAAAGCTACGGTTACGACGCTGTATGTCGCGCTCAATCCCATTTACGGAGATGAGGAACTGTATGAGGCCAAACTGATCGACTGCGACGAAGATCTCAATCTTGCGATCATTCAATTGAAAGATAATTTTTTCTATTATTCCGATGCGCAAAATACAGCATCCCAAAAAGGATTTCAATTTAAATCCGTGTTTTACGATGCACGAAGCACTTTAAAGACGGGAGATTACTGCGCGTTCGTCGGCGATCTGTTAGGCGAAGGCACGGGCATTACGGCGGGTGTTGTTTCCGATCCCGAAATGACTGTGTTGGACGGCGTAACGTATCAGGGGACAACATATCGCTTTATTCAATCTACGGCGGCAATGAATACGACTATGCTCGGAGGCGCGCTCTACGACCGCAACGGTTATATCATCGGCATCATTGCTTCCAAAGTGTACAGCGATAAGACTTATTCCGAATATCATAAAGTCGGTTTATCCTTGCCTGCGGCTTGCGCCGTCGATTATATCGATGCGACTGCGGATAAACTGAAAACGGTGATCGAATACAATATCGCCGTGACGGAGGCATAA
- the lexA gene encoding transcriptional repressor LexA yields MSESSKNKMHAVLNFINEYNAEYGYSPTVREICEKLNIKSTASAYYYMEKLKEEGYISKSPNKNRAVNFKRNSSVNIPLIGTVTAGQPIFAYENYEDYYSFPADSFHGSELFMLNVQGTSMIDAGICDGDKIVVRKQQNADNGDIVVALLDDSATVKRFYKKNGYYVLHPENETMADIVVEQVEILGKVIGLVRSF; encoded by the coding sequence ATGTCTGAAAGCAGCAAAAATAAGATGCACGCCGTATTGAACTTTATCAACGAATATAATGCGGAATACGGCTACTCGCCTACGGTGCGGGAGATTTGCGAAAAGTTGAATATCAAATCGACCGCTTCCGCATATTATTATATGGAAAAACTGAAAGAAGAAGGCTACATATCCAAATCGCCGAACAAAAACCGTGCGGTGAATTTTAAGAGGAATTCCTCGGTGAATATCCCCCTGATCGGCACGGTCACCGCAGGGCAGCCCATCTTCGCCTACGAGAATTATGAGGACTATTATTCCTTTCCCGCGGACAGTTTTCACGGTTCGGAATTGTTTATGCTGAACGTACAGGGAACCAGCATGATCGACGCGGGCATCTGCGACGGCGATAAGATCGTCGTTCGCAAACAGCAGAACGCGGACAACGGAGATATCGTGGTCGCTCTTCTGGACGACAGCGCGACCGTCAAACGCTTTTACAAGAAAAACGGTTATTACGTCTTGCATCCCGAAAACGAGACGATGGCCGACATCGTAGTCGAACAGGTTGAGATTTTGGGAAAAGTGATCGGGTTAGTGAGAAGTTTCTGA